The nucleotide window TGATAACTCCTACCTGTTGGAGTCTTTCTACACTTGCTGGCATAATGGCCTGGTTTTcgacactaaaagaaaaagattaaggGTGTAACTTTTCATAAATTCAAATCTCAATAGAAACATCTTAACCTGTCTAAGGAACCATAAAAGCTAGTTAgctgccggggcgcctgggtggctcagtcggttgagcgtctgacttcggctcaggtcacgatctcacggtctgtgagttcgaaccccgcgtcgggctctgggctgatggctcagcctggagcctgcttccgattctgtgtctccctctctctctgaccctcccccattcatgctctgtctctgtctcaaaaataaataaacgttaaaaaaaaaatttaaaaaaaagctagttAGCTGCctagctatttttttcttaattttatttattttgagaaaccgagacagcacaagtgggggaggggcagagagactcccaagcaagctccgcactcaGCGCGGCtgacagggcttgaacccatgaagccgcGAGATCcccacctgagccgaaaccaagagtcggacccttaaccgaaggagccacccaggtacccttgatGGATTTTGTCTTAAATGAAGCTCCGTTTCAGGCCTGAGAGACCTTGAGATTCAAGCCATTATCACTATCCCAGAGAACAGGGCTCTGGATGTTCAGAGGCCCCAGAAATCAAACGTATGAGAAAGGCAAGGGCCCTGTTCCCTGGCCTCTCCCGGTGGAGCTTGCTCTTACAGTGTAGAGCGGCCAGAAGCACAGGAaagtcagggcgcctggctggctcagttggtggaacgtgGGACTCCTGATCGCAGGGTGGGGAGTTGGAGcttcacattgggtgtagagattacttacaaacaaaatctctaaaataaaaagcacataacAGCGTAGAGTTTATCTCGTGAAGGTATGtatgatgtttttcttcttgataaaccaggggaaaaaaggaaaccaaagtgcTACATTCCCTTAGGAAATCCTGCCCCCtaaatcttgaggacattatagaTCAACTCAGAACTGGTAACGCAGCAAAGAAGGTGATGAAAGCTGTTTAACTTAGTAGCTTTTAAAGAAAGTCTTGTCTGGCCAGAGAGGTAAGTCAGATGAGGTCGTGGAGACTTTTGGGTAACATTGGGGTTACCAGTGCCTACTCACTGCCCTCATTCACACCCCTAGACCCCAGTGTGGTGGTCTTACCTGACCCGAAGGGAGTCGCACCGCAGCTACTCACCCTGTAGCACGGGCCGGGCTCCGGCGCCCTGAGTCCCAGGTGGTAGGAGACCAGGTGCTGGTGGGGCCTCTGAGCGGGGAGAAGCGGTCCCTCCGGCCGGGAAGGGGGCCTGCGAGGCTCCCAGGCACGAGCAGGAGGGGCTGAACGCCGTGGCCAGTTGACAAGCTGCTGATAAAGTCAGGAGAAAACACTGCAGACGTGGCGACTTTGCACTGAGGGCAGGGGCTCCGGCCAGGCGTGTACATACAAAGCAGGTTTCAAGGTGCTTTACTGCGGCGTTAATTGCCGACAGCGTGGCTCCCGACGAGCCTTAGACTTGGGCCTGTGGAGCGCCCACAGTCTTTGAGGAGGCTTCCCACCTTCCAGCCAAGATCCCACCTGGAAGCGGCAGAGGGCGCCCTTCCGAGCCGGCGCCGGCCTTCCCTCTGGCTGGGGGACCGGATGTGGGGCCACTGATTGACAGGGGCTAAGCGCCCGCCCCCCGTTCCCACGCCTATTTTGACCTCCTTCAGACTTAACTGGCCGTCCGACTTTCAGTCTTCcggaccaggggtcagcaaagaCTTTCTGTAGGAGCCCAGAGAGGAAAGATTTCCGGCCTTACAGGCCGTCTGGGCTCCGGCACAGCCACTCCTAAGCACGAGACCGGCTGTAGATGACGCGTACATGAGCGTGGCCCGGTTCCAATAAAACTACCAGCactgacattttcattttcacgtGTTACAGTATATTCTGGTTTCTTTCCCCTacgatctttaaaaaaaaaaaaaaaaaaaaaccctctgcaaGTGCTGGGCTgtacaaaaataggcagtggcCCGATCTGGCCCCCaagctgtagtttgctgacccctgatgcGGGTGCTCGTCAGTGCTTGGTAGCAGTGGGAAGAGTAGGTGTTCCCGCAGGGACCGGGCACAACCAGGATGGTCCCGATGCAGAGGAACGACTTTGGACCGCAAGCCCGGAGCTGGGCCCCTTGGTCTTTATCAAAAAACCACACACGTCGGGCGCCTGGCTGTCTTAAGTTGGaggaacatgcgactcttgatctcagggtcgtgagttggaaccccacagGTTGCTTACACACACATGCCGCCCACTAAGGAGAATTCGAGGGCTGATGAGCTGAGCAGGGCCGCTACCTGCCGCAGAGGctgcagaggtgggagggggtcTGGGCCGTGGGGGGTGCCTCTCCCGGGAGCGGATCGTGCGAGGGTGAGGGCAGCTGGGCGTGGTGCGGTGCCAGAGTAAGTGCTCTCCAGGGAGCGCGTGCGGTAAAGGGAACGAaacacccctgccccctccctgcctgcacaCTCACCTTCGTGAAACTCGGGTTGAATAAAAGATTCATCTTGGGACTGAgggaagtacagagagagagagagagaccgttaCAGCCTGGCTCCAGCCCTCCATCACCTGCTCATTAGCGTGCTCCTCGCCAGCTTACTGCAGATTTCCGGTTTCTGAGCCCCCTGGGGAAGGAGCCCATGCCCCAGCCGGGGGATGACGGAGAACTGCAGAGGGTTGGGGTGGGTTTTAAGTGTTTCTGCTCATTTCTAGAACAGTTTGGGAAGAGCTACATGCCTGTCAGCCCCGCACAAATACACATGAACAGCCTGGGGTAGAGTTTGCTGCAgcaccttgggggggggggggcaatgcaGGGTGAGCTAGCAAGGAAATCACtgcaggggggaaggggggcatgCTCACCAGACACTTCATTTTCCACCTTGGACCAGTGAAGGTATAGAAGGATCTAGATCCAGAAGCCAGAAAGCAGGCACCGTACTAGAGTTGCTAATCCAGGTGTCATACTTACTGTGCAAATTGGCACCTGGGTCCCTCCGGGCAGAAGCCCCCGAAGTAGTTAGCGCACATGATCTTACGGACATGGCGGTGTTTGCACAGGGGACCTGCTGGGCAGAGAACAGCCAGAAACACACATGACAAATCTCACCGGGAGGGTATGGCAGTCATAGCTCTCCACTTAACAGGGTATATAAACCTTGTCCTTTCCTGCCCAAAGCACCTGCTTCCTAGCCACGTGACTGAGAGGGGAATGGCTACCTCAGAATGTGCTGGGGTGGGTGCCAGCTGGCCAGTGCTGAGCAGTGGGGTCGGAGGCGTCCCTGACACACTGCATCTTGGAGGATTTACGTGGTTGTAGACTGTCATTTGTCACCTTTACTTAGCTCCAGAAGCTACAGCTGAGGGAAGACTAACCCCACCACAGCTTACTAATCGTCCCCTAAAATGCCCCCAAAGGAACACTGCCGAGGACTCAGAACAGTGCACCTGAACACCAATGAAAGTAAAGGGCGCAGTACTCAGAGCACAGGGACTCCAATGGGGGGACCCTGCCTCTTAATGGAGCACGCTTAGGtgacagcacccccccccccagttgggTAAAAGAACTAGACAAGAGAATGCATGTGGCCTGTCTCCCCTGGACCAGACCCGATGCCAAGGGCTTCCTGTGAGGTCCTATATCTGCCAGCTCAATAACCCTATGAAGGAGCTGTTTCCCCTTTCCATAAGTGAGGAACTGCGTTCAGCAATTCGTTCAAGGTCACGCAGCTGATACATTCTGAAGTCACTGGGATCTGAACCCAAGTAAGCCCGCCGGGAGAAGCCATGCCAGGCTGAATGCTACAATACACAGAGGGTTCTTTTCCATCAGGGCGAGCCTGGGGGAGAACTATGGAAAGGTCTTCCGTTGGGATTTTAACCCAGGGGCACACCCCCACGGGGCCTTATCAGGAATATGCATCCTTCCCCTGCTGGGGACACCCCCCACATCGGGATCACCTAGTGCTCCCTTTCCATCGGGGCCTCACCATCCTTGCAGAAACCTTGGTCATACCAAGGACAGTCTCGGGTCTTGAAAGCTGGCTTCACGTGGAGAAAGGGACATTCCTTATTGTTGCAATCACCTGAAAAGTCCAGCATTCTTTAAAAACAGGCTCATCTTAACGCTCATTTCCACCCTCCCCAAAGTGGACTGACCGCCTTGCCTAGCCTCCACTTGCCTTCCTTCCATCAGCAGCAGCTTTTAGAAGACAGCAAGGATTTTCTAATCCTTCTTGCAATCTAAGAAGAATGGATCCCAATACTACTTGCTAAGTAGGACTTGGGTAAGAATAAACACATCTGGAAGAGCAGAGGCAGGGCCAGATATCCAGAGGGAGGGACTGGGACGGAAGGCATCTGGAGGCCACCAGAGAGGAAGGAACGAAGAAGCGGCGGGGAGAGGAGAGCCAGAGCGAGCCCCTAAAGATCCAAGAGGACACAGTGTGGATGCGTTTCAATCAGGGCCCTCTGTGCTTCGTCTCTGCGACGGAGACCTACGGTGCTTCTAGAACCAGGGTACAGTCCTTTCTGGCGGACAGGCCAACAAGACCAGCTCCAAAGCTGGCGGTGGTCTGATGCTAGATGCTACACAGGGACCCCTGTGGTTGCACGATGCCTGTGCTGTAAGCTGTGGGTTATAGACCAAGACTCCGGTCCTCTAGAAGGAGCCAGCCTCGTGGGACAGACCACTGGAGAATTGTTGTAAGAACACTCTTAGATTTCTTGCAGGAGCCCAGGGCTCTGAAGGAGCGTGGGGAGGAATCAGTTCATCTTTCACCTCATGTGAGTAGAGAATTGGTGGATGCTTCCAATCCCATCCTCCTTAAAAGCCTACAACTCACGGgtgcgcccgggtggctcagtcggttgggcgactgacttcggctcaggtcatgatctcatggtctgtgggtttgagccccgtgtcgggctctgtgctgctggctcggagcctggagcctgcttcggattctgtgtctcttcctctctctgcccctcccctgctcacgctctgtgtctgtctctcgataataaataaacgttaaaaaaaaaaaaaaagtctacaactCGGTGCTTCTCACAGCCAAAAGGACTTGATGGTGTTCGCCCCGTTGGTTTTCAAAGTTCTCCAGAGATCTACTTAAAGGTCGCCCTTCTGCAAAGCAGGTTTCACCGCTGATGCCTAAGAACAGTTTGAAATCACCATTCCCTCCTGGCCTTCCCGCCTCACAAATGAGGACAGCAgtgctcagagaggggaagtgccGTGTGCAGCCCAGGGCAGAGTGCAGCCTCTGGGCTCCCGCCTTTTGAGGAATGGAAGTGGCA belongs to Acinonyx jubatus isolate Ajub_Pintada_27869175 chromosome E1, VMU_Ajub_asm_v1.0, whole genome shotgun sequence and includes:
- the CPSF4L gene encoding putative cleavage and polyadenylation specificity factor subunit 4-like protein isoform X2, with protein sequence MSYIGCTCRGLSRFGRLGRRWKMQEIIAGLEQFTFTFEKDVEMQKGTGLLPFQGMDKSGSAVCNFFAKGLCEKGDCNNKECPFLHVKPAFKTRDCPWYDQGFCKDGPLCKHRHVRKIMCANYFGGFCPEGPRCQFAHPKMNLLFNPSFTKLVNWPRRSAPPARAWEPRRPPSRPEGPLLPAQRPHQHLVSYHLGLRAPEPGPCYRCRKPGHYASKCRKTPTGRSYQKVTPGLWGN
- the CPSF4L gene encoding putative cleavage and polyadenylation specificity factor subunit 4-like protein isoform X3, whose amino-acid sequence is MSYIGCTCRGLSRFGRLGRRWKMQEIIAGLEQFTFTFEKDVEMQKGTGLLPFQGMDKSGSAVCNFFAKGLCEKGKLCPLRHNRGEKMVVCKHWLRGLCKKGDQCNFLHQYDVTRMPECYFYSKFGDCNNKECPFLHVKPAFKTRDCPWYDQGFCKDGPLCKHRHVRKIMCANYFGGFCPEGPRCQFAHPKMNLLFNPSFTKQLVNWPRRSAPPARAWEPRRPPSRPEGPLLPAQRPHQHLVSYHLGLRAPEPGPCYRCRKPGHYASKCRKTPTGRSYQKVTPGLWGN
- the CPSF4L gene encoding putative cleavage and polyadenylation specificity factor subunit 4-like protein isoform X1; its protein translation is MSYIGCTCRGLSRFGRLGRRWKMQEIIAGLEQFTFTFEKDVEMQKGTGLLPFQGMDKSGSAVCNFFAKGLCEKGDCNNKECPFLHVKPAFKTRDCPWYDQGFCKDGPLCKHRHVRKIMCANYFGGFCPEGPRCQFAHPKMNLLFNPSFTKQLVNWPRRSAPPARAWEPRRPPSRPEGPLLPAQRPHQHLVSYHLGLRAPEPGPCYRCRKPGHYASKCRKTPTGRSYQKVTPGLWGN